The nucleotide window CCGTATTCCAGAATGTCGCATACTCTCTGGCAACATATTCATTCGCCGCTAATTGCGTCTGTGGCAGGCTCTTATCGACAATAAGATGTTCCGGTTTCACCAGTTCTACCTGGGCCGAAAAGGCTGTTCCTGTGGTAGCAGCAAGAATGAGCGCCATTACGCCTGGGGCCAAATACGTTGAATATTTCATAATCTCTCTCAACTCGTTATTAAGGTCACTGCAGATCATTCTCTTGCAGGTTGTAAATGGGGTAATCGGTATATCCCGTCGCGGTGCCACCAAACAGCGTGGCGGGATCACGCACCCGAGCCAGAGGCAAATGGTGCTCAAGTCGATGCGGTAAATCCGGGTTGGCAATAAACGGCCGACCGAACGCGATCAAGTCGGCATAGCCCGCAGCCAGTATTTTTTCCGCTTTATCAAGGTCATAGTTCCCCGCGACGATAAGGGTTCCCGTGAATACCTCACGAAGTGATTTACGGAAGTGGTCAGGCACTTGTGGCGCATCGTCCCAGTCAGCTTCGGCCAGGTGGATGAACGCAATCCCTCGCTGTTCACACCAGGCCGCGAGAGCGAGTATTGCCTCAGTGACCTGCGGATCGTTCATCCCGCGTTGGGTAATAAACGGTGACAGGCGGATGCCCGTGCGCTCGTGACCAATGGCCTCAGCAATGGCGTTCAACACCTCCTGCGCAAAACGGATCCGGTTGGCGAGGGTGCCGCCATACTCATCCGTGCGTTTGTTTGAGGTTTGACGCAGAAACTGGTCGATCAGATAGCCGTTTCCCCCGTGGACTTCCACGCCATCAAACCCGGCCTGAACAGCATTCAATGCAGCCTGACGATACTGAGCAATAATGCCGTGAATATCCTTACGTGAAAGCGTTCTCGGTTGCGGGCAGTCAACCATTTGGCCTTCACCTTTGTCATTCACTATCCACACCTTCGCGTCAGGAGCCAGGGCTGACGGGGCTACGGGCTTTCCATCCTGGTGAAAACTGGCATGCGACATCCGGCCGACGTGCCAGAGCTGAGAAAAAATCACACCTCCCGCCTGATGCACAGCCCCCGTGGTGAGTTGCCACCCTGTAACCTGGTCAGGAGAATGGATCCCGGGTGTCCATGAATATCCCTGGCCCTGGGGAGAGATCTGTGTGGCTTCCGTGATGATCAATCCTGCGCTGGTTCGTTGCCGGTAATACTCAGCCATCAGGGAGGACGGAATGTTTCCCGGCTGAAGTGAGCGCGCGCGCGTCATCGGTGCCATAACGATACGATTTTTCAGGTTCTGTTTACCCAACCTGTAACGTTCAAAAAGTGAAATACGGTTCATGATTTCATCCCTTGTGCTTTGGATGAAAACACTTTACAGATGGCTACTGACTTTGATAATTACACGAAAAACAGATGCACTTTTCGGAAAAAATGAATAATGGGCAAACTTGAAGACATGGCATTGCTGGTTGAAGTCGCCGAGGCAGGAGGCCTTTCCGCCGCCGGACGACGCCTGTCGCTATCTCCTGCGACCATGACGGCCCGCCTGAAGGCAATTGAAGAGCGTTACCAGACTCGTCTGTTCCATCGTTCTACACGTTCCATCACGCTCACCCGCGCAGGCGAAGAGTTTTACCATGCCGCGCTGCGCGTACTGGAAGAGATGCATCACGCCGAGTCGTTACTGACACAAAAAGAAGGTGTTCTCAGTGGCAATATTCGTCTCTCCGCCCCCTCTGACTTTGGCAGGCAGTACCTTAGCCCCGCCGTTATCGAATTTTCCCGGCTCCATCCTGAAGTGAACTTTTTCATCTATTTAAGGGAGCATGTTGAGGATCTGGTCGCTAACCGGCTGGATATGAGCATTCGTTTCGGCAACCTGCCGGACAGCAGCCTTGTCGTCAGAAATATCCGCCCGAATCACCGGGTTCTGGTCGCTGCCAGGGCTTATCTGAACGATCGTGGTACCCCCTCCACTTTTGCAGATTTAGCCCATCACCGGTGTCTGGCACTTGAGTCTCAGGGGGTGGTAATGAACGAATGGCGTTTTGAAAATGAGGGTGAAGAAACCGTCGTTCGCGTAGAACCAGCGATGGTGTGTGACGACGGGGCGTTGCTTCGCCAGTGGGCGCTCAGTGGGGCGGGTATAGCAGGAAAATCGTGGTGGGATGTGAAAGACGATGTTGAGACCGGCAGACTCACGGTGCTGTTTGCCGACAGTTTTACCGGATTTAGCCGATACGACCGCAAAGATGTCGGGCTGCAATTTGTTTACCCGCAACGCAAATTACAGCCGCTTCAGGTCTCTGCTTTTAGCCAGTTTTTTCTCGACTGGCTTAAACGGTAATAAGTCGTTGAGAGTCGCCATCCATTATTTGTCACAAAATAAGATGTAGCACTCATTTCAGGAATGATGCCAGGAATACCCTGTGAGCGGTTTTCAGGAGGTAAAAAACATGAAAAAGCTTCTGATATGTTGTTTGTTCGGTAATACCGCAAACTCTCTCGCCAAAAAGATGCAGTCTCTGGCTGAACGGGAAGGCTATCCGCTGATGATTAGCGCTGTCGGGCTGGATAACTTCGCCAGTGTCGCCCCCGCTTTTGACGGTTTTCTCATTGCGCCGCACATTCAATACAAACTTGATGAGATAAAAGAAACGGTTGGCAATACGCGTTCAATCGCCATTATTGAGAGTCTGCCCTATGCGTCCCTGGACGCGAAGAAGGTATTGAATTTCGTGAAGGAGCAAATGCCCGAACTGGCGGCCTGATATAAAATGCCGCATTGCACTGGAGTACCCTGCTCGGGTACTCCAGACAACTCCTGCAAACATCTGCATTGATAAAAATGATTGTAGCTAAACCGACTATAGCGTTCAGAAACTGGAACACCGTAGCACGGTATACCCGATGGGGGTCAAAAATTCTACATTACTGCCAGCGACGAGAACCTGCCTACTACACGAGTTGTAGCCGACAACCCCGTCCGCTCCGGTGAGAAGCCCCTCACCAGACTGGGGCTGGTAGTCTGTTATCCGGGAAGTGAGGCCTCCTGCCTGTTGAGCTGACCGTAACATCGACTCCCTGATGAGGATTTCCTGTCATAGTAATCACCGTCAGCGCCTGATCGCTCAGTAGGGCGTACTTCTGTATCAGATGCCGCCTCAGCAGATCGCTGTTGGTGGTCAGCACAAGACTCATATTTGGATTCTGGACTGAAAGCACCCTGAAGATATCGACCATTGCAGCGCGGTTTAGATCGTCAAGATGTGCCACGGGTTCATCCAGAAAGAATGTGCCCCCCAGAGAACGTGCCCGCGCCAGATAGAGAGAAAGGGCCAGATCCTGACGTTGCCCCTGGCTGAAGTAGCTGTCAGCCACCAAAGCATCATCATTGTCTCCCGGCCCTTCAACCAGAGCCCGCCAGCGAAGTTCTCCTTTGCCTGCAATATTCAGTCCCTTATAGACCTCATTGGCATGCATTCTGGAGAAGAGCTCTGAAGCCGGCACGATCAGCTCATTAATGCGTGCATCTGCCAGTTTCTCAATTTCATGCGTAACTTCTGACAGAGCAACACTAGCGACCTGTTTGCGTTTTGCCTGTAATTCAATACGCTGACGAAGTTCCTTCTCTTCACTGAGCAGAAGGGTATAGTCTTCGCCAGCTACAGCGGCATGAACGGCAAGCTTAGCCTTTTCATATAGCAGGGTGATGTTCTCATCGGCAGTAAGATCGTTATCCAGTGTGTTTTTGTATTCAGAAAGTGTTTTCTGACTTACCGGAGCGTTTCCGGTAAAACTGTCCCATAATGTTCTGAATGAGTCCCAGGTTTCCCTGTACCCTCGAAGTACTATTTCAATGTGATTACGCTCGGAAATCAGTTCATTTAACAAAACAGACTCCTGTCCGAGCTTTAGTTCCAGCTCTGCTTGCTGGCGAGCAAGATTGGTCAGCAAAACCTCATGTGTTCGTTGCGTAGTTGTAAGTCTTGAACGGTATTCCTCAGGCAGATCCCCCAGAGCGACATCATTCCTCAGTGTCTGGTCATCCAGTAACCTCTCAGCTTGCCTAATTTTATCCGCAAACTCGGCAATCATCCGGCCCATATTCAGCCGGGTTAAGTAGTTTTCCAGTGTCTCATGTCGCCACGTTTCCGGAGTCAAGGGCGTGAGCCACTCCACATCAAGAAGCGCTTTTTGTTCAAGAAACGTTTTATCAGCACGACGCAGACGTTCCTGATAGCTAGTAGCACGATCTCGTTTAACTTTCAGGCCACGGATCTCTTCCCGGAGCTGCCCCATCTCCTCTTCAGTTTGCCGCAGCTCGGTCTTAAGTGCATGTAAAGCTGGCGAGAGCATGCTTTCTGACTGCCGTATCGCCTCCATCAGAGATGCATTTCCCTCCCAGTCATGGCTGCATAATGGACAATGACTTTCACCAGAATGACTGACGATACGCTCGCCGAGGATTATGAGCTGAGTCAGAGTGTCGTTGAGATGTATCTGTCTGAAACGGAAAGAATCGCGCTTTTCCTTAAGCACCTGAAAACGCTCCCCCCTGGCTTTCAGCGGAGCTTCATCACTGTATTCCCGTATGTATTCTTGCCACTCCTTTCTCGTGTCTTCGTCAGGCCAGCATGCCCGGTGTACGGCGAGAGCTTTATGCAGTAAGGAAAGTCGTTTTCCGCTCATGGCAGAGGAGAGACGGGATTCAGGCACCGTTGCCTGTAACTGCGCTAATGTGAGTCGGTCTGGATACTCCCCGATGGTTTCAAAAACGCGCTCACTGACCATTTCCCACTGATTGTTAAGAGTGGTGAGAGTTTCGGTTACCCTGTCCCGCTGGTGGTTCACTTCCGCAATATGGTGTTTTAAAGCACGTATCTGCGTCTTCCGTTCACTCTGCTTTTCCTCACGGGAACGGATCTCAGATTCAAAATAGAGATGTTTTTGATCCGCAAGTGTCAGTTCTTTTTCCGCATAGTGGGCGGATTTCCAGGTTTCGGCGAGTTGTCTGTAGCGAGTTTGCTGAAGCTGATGATCAAACTGCCGTATCTGCAGTGTCATCAAGGCCCGATCAAGCTGTGTCCGGGGAGGAACGTTTTCCCTCGGGATCCGCAGCGCATCACATAGCGCTGTCAGCCTCTCTTCGGTGCGGGTTGCAAGTATCCCGTAATGCTCACGCTTTTGTTCGAGTTCCTGCCGTTTTGTTTCCGTATCCCTGAGCTTTTTATAAAGCGAGACGGACTGTGGCAAATACCGCAGATAGTCCATCAGTAATTTCTGCTGAGGAAGTAAGTGACCATAGCCAAGTATATTGGCAAAAATTTGTGAACGCTGTTCCGATTCGGCTTCATCAACCAGCAGAGCCAGCGAATGCGAATAGAGCCAGCGACTGTGCCGTAACCACTCGCGTTTGTTTCTCGTGGCAATGTTTGATCGCGCTTTGAGACCAGCTTCTGCCGGCGTCAGCATCGCGAGCAACTCGTCATCTTTTATATGCCTCTCTTCTCCTTCCTCTGTTTGAAGAGTGGCACCCTGCAGGGTGCGAACCAGGGTTGTTTTTTTTCCATCAAGAAGACAAACACAGGTCACCTCCGTCGTACCGGTGGCGAAATGGCACACCAACGCATCTGCAGGGACCTCGGCCACTTCACCAGTGAGAACCCACTCAACTGCATGACACAACGTGCTTTTTCCCGTGCCATTTACCGCATAAATGACGGTCAGCCCCGCATCAAGTGGAAGCGTAACCTCTCCCTTAATACCCCTGAAATTCTTAATCTTTACCGATAAAATGCGTAAATCAAACATCACCATTCTCCCATTCATTTGCATGTCGGCGGGCAAGACCGGAGGGACTGCTGTGGGTAATGTCCATGATCAGACGCTCTGTAGCATCGGTAAAACGTGCGCCATCGGACGCATGAATTTCTGTCGAGACTGGGGAAAGCCCCAGAACAGTGATCCGTTCTGTCCGGGTCCAACGGCCGTCCACCCTAATAACAACGTGCTTACGGGCCAGATGTGTGTCACGTTCGATCCGTCCGACAAGAGCTGAAGGACATAGGGACGGATCCCTGAAGGCATAAATGAGAGAAGCATCGATAACGTACCCTTTTGTTTCTCTTTCGCGCGTCAGGGTATCAAGAACCTGCTCACCGTAATTCATCACACGGATGAGGTCGTTTTGAGGCACATAACTGACATCCCAGAGCAGAAGCGAGGCATAATCGGACTCCCAATACCCTACCGCATGCTTCACCTGCGCAAATCGGGTGCGGGCCTTTTTATGGGGTAAAAACCCTGTCATGCTGGCTCTGGCATCTATCAGGTTTACTAGGTTATCCATTTTTTAGACCCTGTATCTGTTTCAGGAAGGACGTGCGATCCGCTGTTGTTGTGCTTGTCATGCTGTTTTGCACCAAGTCCATCAGCCCCACCACCCAGGCCCTGCGGGAAATCCTTGGCATAACGGTGCTGTCCGGAATTTCGTCGGGCTGTACAATGTCATTGCGGGTCAGATCGAGCGGTACCCGGTTTTGCCCGGCTGGCATATGTCCCTCGAAGAGAGCGAAAACAAATAAGTCGGGGTGCCATGAACCATCCCTCATCCATTCGAGCAGGCGACTCTGCACCTGGATATAATTCATTCCCTGAGCATCCCAGCCAAGGATCCCGTCCTTCTGCCCACCTGCCTGTTCCCAGGAAAGGTGTGCCGTCATGCTCGTGTCAGACTGCCAGCTGATATTGACATCACCGGAGAGATAACTAAGCGCTTTCAGGATCCGAAGCAGGGCAATCCTATGATAATGCAGGGAATCCGGTTCGGTGTTGTTTTCAGAGCCCGTACCATTGAGTGCATATTGCACCAGGTTTTCCGGATATGGGATTGTTCCCGTCAGTATTCCCTGGCGCAGAGCAGTGAGACCGGCGGAAGTCATAGGATACATCGTCGCCGGGATCAACGGGCTTAACATACGGTCAAGCTCCATCTGAATGCCCTTGCTGAGGGACAGTAACTGCCCCGCATGCCGCTGATATAAAAAGGAATCAATCAGGCTAAAACTGTTACGGGTCTTGTCAAAGGTAAGCGTTAGTATAACGGAGGCAATGTGACTGCTTCTCAGGAGGAAGAAATCCTGCGCCTTCGGACAGAGGAACAACCGGTCATCGCCGGTACTCAGCGGGAAAAATCCCGTGGCATGTCGCAGAGCCTCACTGATTTCCGGGTTTCCTGCCGCGTGACAAAGTACCACCCCCAACTCCGACTGCCTTCTGAGCATATTGAACAGATTCACCTGACGGCAGACTGTGTTCTGCTGAATGGGGCCGGCAGAAGAGACGAGCAGGAGATTACCTCTTCCTGAACGATCATCCTTCATCCCGACCAGAACTTTTTCGCACAGCAAGTGTTTATTCAGCGTATCCGGGTAAAAATCACCACTCAGGGTGCACCAGAGATTGATATCCGCAAAACTCAGTCGAAGGGACAATCTGCCGTGTCCAGTCCCCGAACCGCGGTCAGTGGTTTCGAGTAATAACCATACCTCTGGAGCTGAATTCTCTTCCTTTATCCAGCACCAGCCCCCCTGATAGTCTGCGTCAGCCGGGTAAAGCGTTGTGTCACCGTCCGGGAAATTTATCGCTGATTCTCGTAACCCATTCAGATCACTGCCTTTTACGCACCCGAAACCAGCTTGCAACACAACGGGAAAGGGATAGCTGCTGATAAGATTATTAAGGGTTGCATAATCAGATAGTGTGAAGGCATCTGCACAGAACACAATTACCGAAGGCTGTGAG belongs to Enterobacter cloacae and includes:
- a CDS encoding LysR family transcriptional regulator, translating into MGKLEDMALLVEVAEAGGLSAAGRRLSLSPATMTARLKAIEERYQTRLFHRSTRSITLTRAGEEFYHAALRVLEEMHHAESLLTQKEGVLSGNIRLSAPSDFGRQYLSPAVIEFSRLHPEVNFFIYLREHVEDLVANRLDMSIRFGNLPDSSLVVRNIRPNHRVLVAARAYLNDRGTPSTFADLAHHRCLALESQGVVMNEWRFENEGEETVVRVEPAMVCDDGALLRQWALSGAGIAGKSWWDVKDDVETGRLTVLFADSFTGFSRYDRKDVGLQFVYPQRKLQPLQVSAFSQFFLDWLKR
- the sye3 gene encoding alkene reductase yields the protein MNRISLFERYRLGKQNLKNRIVMAPMTRARSLQPGNIPSSLMAEYYRQRTSAGLIITEATQISPQGQGYSWTPGIHSPDQVTGWQLTTGAVHQAGGVIFSQLWHVGRMSHASFHQDGKPVAPSALAPDAKVWIVNDKGEGQMVDCPQPRTLSRKDIHGIIAQYRQAALNAVQAGFDGVEVHGGNGYLIDQFLRQTSNKRTDEYGGTLANRIRFAQEVLNAIAEAIGHERTGIRLSPFITQRGMNDPQVTEAILALAAWCEQRGIAFIHLAEADWDDAPQVPDHFRKSLREVFTGTLIVAGNYDLDKAEKILAAGYADLIAFGRPFIANPDLPHRLEHHLPLARVRDPATLFGGTATGYTDYPIYNLQENDLQ